The Chanos chanos chromosome 16, fChaCha1.1, whole genome shotgun sequence genome has a window encoding:
- the cd9r gene encoding CD9 antigen isoform X2, whose protein sequence is MAVDGCGQLCKCILILFNILFAILGFAMMGLGLWLRFSSETRGFFDIDLNTQAFTIGVIVLIVVGAVMLVVSAFGDHGACNENKTALGIFSFLLTIMACIEIAAGILAFTYSDKVSEELQKFYTTIYAQYLNQRQPSQAVVLKIFHNALDCCGLGGAIEIAVRDTCPDVGFLKSLTYSSCPVVIGDLFQEKAPLVMGFFLGTAGCMFLALVCCGILCNSIKNSRMATMYTHAVY, encoded by the exons ATGGCAGTCGACGGATGCGGTCAGCTGTGCAAATGCATTCTCATCCTCTTCAACATTCTCTTCGCT ATTTTGGGATTCGCCATGATGGGCCTGGGTCTTTGGTTACGTTTCAGCTCTGAGACAAGGGGCTTCTTCGACATCGACCTCAACACACAGGCCTTCACCATAG GCGTGATAGTATTGATTGTGGTTGGTGCAGTGATGTTGGTCGTGTCTGCATTTGGTGACCATGGAGCATGCAACGAGAACAAAACTGCACTGGGAATT ttCAGTTTCCTGCTGACAATAATGGCTTGTATCGAGATTGCAGCTGGAATCTTGGCCTTCACGTATAGCGATaag GTGtcagaggaactgcagaaatTCTACACTACAATCTACGCTCAGTATCTGAACCAAAGACAACCAAGCCAGGCAGTTGTTCTCAAAATCTTCCATAACGCT CTGGACTGTTGCGGTCTTGGTGGAGCCATAGAGATTGCGGTCCGCGACACCTGCCCTGACGTCGGCTTCTTAAAGAGCCTCACTTATTCC agctgCCCTGTGGTGATTGGAGACCTGTTCCAGGAGAAAGCTCCTCTggtgatgggtttttttcttggcaCTGCAGGTTGCATG TTTTTGGCGTTGGTGTGCTGCGGAATCCTTTGCAATAGCATAAAGAACAGCAGGATGGCGACCATGTACACCCACGCCGTGTACTGA
- the cd9r gene encoding CD9 antigen isoform X1, with the protein MAVDGCGQLCKCILILFNILFAILGFAMMGLGLWLRFSSETRGFFDIDLNTQAFTIGVIVLIVVGAVMLVVSAFGDHGACNENKTALGIFSFLLTIMACIEIAAGILAFTYSDKVSEELQKFYTTIYAQYLNQRQPSQAVVLKIFHNALDCCGLGGAIEIAVRDTCPDVGFLKSLTYSSCPVVIGDLFQEKAPLVMGFFLGTAGCMVLTAVCSSVLCKQIARSLASPPAYVLLSSTSALPTPVRDPVLYPTYSLTVPVADEI; encoded by the exons ATGGCAGTCGACGGATGCGGTCAGCTGTGCAAATGCATTCTCATCCTCTTCAACATTCTCTTCGCT ATTTTGGGATTCGCCATGATGGGCCTGGGTCTTTGGTTACGTTTCAGCTCTGAGACAAGGGGCTTCTTCGACATCGACCTCAACACACAGGCCTTCACCATAG GCGTGATAGTATTGATTGTGGTTGGTGCAGTGATGTTGGTCGTGTCTGCATTTGGTGACCATGGAGCATGCAACGAGAACAAAACTGCACTGGGAATT ttCAGTTTCCTGCTGACAATAATGGCTTGTATCGAGATTGCAGCTGGAATCTTGGCCTTCACGTATAGCGATaag GTGtcagaggaactgcagaaatTCTACACTACAATCTACGCTCAGTATCTGAACCAAAGACAACCAAGCCAGGCAGTTGTTCTCAAAATCTTCCATAACGCT CTGGACTGTTGCGGTCTTGGTGGAGCCATAGAGATTGCGGTCCGCGACACCTGCCCTGACGTCGGCTTCTTAAAGAGCCTCACTTATTCC agctgCCCTGTGGTGATTGGAGACCTGTTCCAGGAGAAAGCTCCTCTggtgatgggtttttttcttggcaCTGCAGGTTGCATG GTTCTAACCGCGgtgtgcagttctgtgctctGCAAACAGATCGCACGTTCACTAGCCTCTCCTCCAGCTTacgttctcctctcctccacgtCCGCTCTCCCCACTCCCGTCAGGGATCCTGTCCTCTATCCCACTTACTCTCTGACTGTTCCTGTGGCAGATGAAATATAA